A part of Pirellulaceae bacterium genomic DNA contains:
- the asnB gene encoding asparagine synthase (glutamine-hydrolyzing), with protein MCGIAGIFEQDRLDAQSLATLDRMLDSIYHRGPDDDGRLVDGPLAMGMRRLSIIDLPEGKQPIYDESGRFGVVFNGEIYNYPELRAKLIARGHRFKTHSDTETIVHLYEDYGAGCLEHLRGMFGLAVWDSHQQELFIARDRLGIKPLYYTQVDERFIFASEIKSILRHSCVRREVDLLALSQYLSLKYVPAPRTLFQGIQSLEPGHWLRIRAGQIVDKRQYWDLDFSDDQQLQDSPVGSDRRDQECAERLLALLQESVSIHCRSDVEFGAFLSGGLDSSTIVALMAQQLSSPVKTFSVGFDGEGLQDELPYAQQVANAFGCQHHTLKINSRDFLDLADKVLWHLDQPIADQATIATYMVAKLARQHVKMVLTGEGGDELFAGYARYAGEQYSRYTTAMPRSIGRAVRYLSERLPGLRRAKIAIGALSMPDEARRLANWFPMFKDDAKQQLFVERLSDLGHGVQRLFSEHLARCNATHPVNRMLYVDSKLWLADYLLLRGDKLTMANSLEARVPLLDHKLVEFAAKQPVHMKLRGSTRKFLLKKVAAQLLPTEIIHRKKQGFPIPIERWLRSDAKEFMLDLLNEDTIRHRGYFDPRYVSKLTGQHVSGYADHSTELWGLMSFEMWLRRFIDAAPEQQAQSSRLAFSL; from the coding sequence ATGTGTGGAATCGCTGGAATTTTTGAACAAGATCGACTCGATGCGCAATCGCTAGCGACCCTCGATCGCATGCTGGACAGTATATATCATCGCGGTCCAGACGACGATGGTCGCCTAGTTGACGGCCCATTGGCTATGGGGATGCGCCGCCTGAGTATTATTGACTTGCCCGAAGGCAAACAACCGATTTACGACGAATCAGGCAGGTTTGGAGTAGTCTTCAACGGTGAGATTTACAATTACCCTGAACTGCGTGCAAAATTGATTGCTCGCGGACATAGATTCAAAACGCATAGCGATACCGAGACTATTGTCCACCTATACGAGGACTATGGCGCGGGCTGCCTGGAACATTTACGAGGCATGTTTGGACTGGCCGTGTGGGATAGTCACCAACAGGAACTGTTTATAGCTCGCGATCGTTTGGGCATTAAACCACTGTACTATACCCAAGTTGATGAACGCTTTATCTTTGCTTCCGAAATTAAGTCGATTCTCAGGCACTCATGCGTGAGACGTGAGGTCGATTTGCTGGCTCTTAGCCAGTATCTGTCGTTGAAATACGTGCCAGCGCCTCGAACACTGTTCCAGGGAATACAGTCGCTAGAACCTGGTCACTGGCTGCGCATTCGCGCTGGTCAAATCGTGGACAAACGCCAGTATTGGGATTTGGATTTTTCCGATGATCAGCAGCTCCAGGATTCTCCGGTCGGCTCGGACAGGCGTGACCAAGAGTGTGCCGAGCGGCTGCTGGCTCTTCTGCAGGAATCTGTGAGTATCCATTGCCGCAGCGATGTAGAGTTTGGGGCCTTCCTGAGCGGTGGCTTAGACTCGAGCACCATCGTGGCACTTATGGCCCAGCAGCTCTCCTCGCCAGTCAAAACGTTTTCGGTCGGATTCGATGGCGAGGGTCTTCAAGATGAATTGCCCTATGCCCAACAGGTTGCAAACGCTTTTGGCTGTCAACATCACACGCTAAAGATTAATTCGAGAGATTTTCTGGACTTGGCTGATAAGGTTCTCTGGCACCTGGACCAACCCATTGCCGATCAGGCCACGATTGCGACCTACATGGTAGCCAAGCTGGCTCGCCAACATGTGAAAATGGTTTTGACTGGAGAAGGCGGCGATGAATTGTTCGCTGGCTATGCCCGATACGCCGGCGAACAGTATTCGCGTTACACCACCGCCATGCCTCGCTCGATTGGTCGGGCAGTGCGTTATTTGTCTGAACGACTACCGGGACTGCGAAGAGCCAAAATCGCCATTGGAGCTTTGTCCATGCCTGACGAAGCCCGTCGTCTGGCTAACTGGTTCCCAATGTTTAAGGACGATGCCAAACAGCAGTTGTTCGTGGAACGCTTGTCGGACTTAGGACATGGGGTCCAGAGGTTGTTCTCCGAACATTTGGCTCGCTGCAACGCCACGCATCCTGTCAATCGAATGTTGTATGTGGATAGCAAGCTATGGCTGGCCGATTATCTTCTGCTGCGCGGTGACAAGTTGACAATGGCCAATTCGCTGGAGGCCCGCGTGCCCTTGTTGGATCACAAATTGGTCGAGTTTGCTGCCAAACAGCCCGTGCACATGAAGCTCCGAGGCTCGACACGCAAGTTTCTTTTGAAGAAAGTCGCAGCCCAACTTCTGCCAACCGAAATTATCCACCGCAAGAAGCAAGGATTCCCAATTCCCATCGAGCGCTGGCTGCGCAGCGACGCAAAAGAGTTCATGTTAGATCTGCTGAACGAAGATACGATCCGCCATCGAGGATATTTTGACCCGCGTTATGTTTCCAAGCTCACTGGACAACATGTATCGGGCTACGCGGATCATTCGACCGAGTTGTGGGGCTTGATGAGTTTTGAAATGTGGCTCCGCAGATTCATTGATGCAGCACCGGAACAACAGGCTCAGTCCAGCCGCCTAGCCTTTAGTTTATAG
- a CDS encoding type II/IV secretion system protein has translation MSAMVHIAPVAVESPLVLLNLDQVRIDPKWALKVPASLATRKHILPLSQVDGVVLVACTNSIDPQTQQVLERHLSYPCQYVLADSQSLKRAMDRVYQPFSLGDVETRESSVRLRDDSLNAVAICDQLFQAAILRDASDIHLVPNERALAVHLRVDGELEAYCELNKEVQPLVLSRLKVLAGMDIAEKRSAQDGRIHTYYGSDRRRLEVRAASLPTRYGERLTLRLLTNNATGLSLSSLGMREQSLQVFQAATERPHGLILLTGPTGSGKSTTLYVAIDQLLKSRGGNVITIEDPIEYEIQGASQVEVDSADKVNFSKALRSILRHDPDVVMLGEIRDEETASIAIKAALTGHLVFSTLHTNTAVGVVTRLIDMGIEPFLVAATVRVAVAQRLVRKLCQHCRRQREISLQEALLLHNPRLEGQTTFDAIGCVNCAGKGYSGRIGLFEMFQCTPETAKLIAEGANETQVTQEAMRCRNRTLLDDGIAKVLDGTTTVAEVAAAVALG, from the coding sequence ATGAGCGCGATGGTCCACATAGCTCCAGTAGCCGTCGAATCGCCGTTGGTATTGCTCAACCTCGACCAGGTGCGCATCGACCCCAAGTGGGCACTCAAAGTGCCAGCGTCACTGGCCACTCGCAAGCATATACTGCCTCTGAGCCAGGTGGACGGTGTGGTGTTGGTAGCCTGCACCAATTCAATTGACCCGCAAACTCAGCAGGTATTGGAACGACACCTGAGTTATCCATGCCAATATGTATTGGCTGACAGCCAGTCACTGAAGCGGGCTATGGATCGAGTCTACCAGCCGTTTTCGCTGGGAGATGTTGAGACTAGGGAATCATCGGTCAGGCTGCGTGATGACAGCCTGAACGCCGTGGCCATTTGCGACCAACTCTTTCAGGCGGCCATACTTCGGGATGCATCTGATATTCACTTGGTACCCAACGAACGGGCTTTGGCTGTTCACCTCCGAGTCGACGGAGAACTGGAAGCGTACTGCGAGTTGAACAAGGAGGTTCAGCCGTTGGTGCTCAGTCGGTTGAAGGTGTTGGCAGGCATGGACATCGCTGAAAAGCGATCGGCTCAAGATGGCCGTATCCACACCTACTACGGCAGCGACCGACGCAGGTTGGAGGTTCGTGCCGCCTCGCTGCCCACACGTTACGGCGAACGGCTGACTCTGCGTTTGCTTACCAACAACGCAACCGGCCTTTCGCTCAGTTCCCTTGGTATGCGTGAACAATCACTGCAGGTATTTCAAGCGGCTACCGAGCGTCCGCATGGCTTGATTCTGCTGACCGGACCCACGGGGAGTGGAAAATCGACCACGCTGTACGTCGCTATTGACCAACTGCTCAAGTCTCGTGGTGGCAACGTCATCACTATTGAAGATCCCATCGAATACGAAATACAGGGCGCCTCCCAGGTCGAAGTCGACTCGGCGGACAAAGTCAATTTTTCGAAGGCACTTAGAAGCATCCTGCGACATGACCCAGACGTGGTCATGCTGGGAGAAATTCGCGACGAAGAGACCGCCAGCATTGCGATCAAAGCCGCTCTGACCGGGCACTTGGTCTTCAGCACGCTGCACACCAATACTGCAGTCGGCGTCGTGACGCGCTTGATCGATATGGGCATCGAGCCTTTTTTGGTTGCCGCCACCGTTCGAGTCGCCGTCGCTCAGCGATTGGTGCGCAAACTGTGCCAACACTGTCGACGCCAGCGTGAAATTAGCCTGCAGGAGGCGCTGCTGCTGCACAATCCACGACTTGAAGGACAAACCACCTTTGATGCCATTGGCTGTGTGAACTGCGCAGGCAAGGGCTACTCGGGACGGATTGGCTTGTTCGAAATGTTTCAGTGCACGCCGGAAACGGCCAAGCTGATTGCCGAAGGGGCCAACGAAACTCAGGTAACCCAAGAGGCAATGCGCTGCCGCAATCGAACTTTGCTGGACGATGGCATTGCCAAAGTTTTAGATGGTACCACAACGGTGGCTGAAGTCGCCGCAGCAGTTGCACTGGGGTAA
- a CDS encoding type II secretion system protein GspD, which translates to MNQPNKRGTDPERSPGSGNSHSQGRPRGPSEDGEPKAFRITDRVSSAEEIPSPPDQLALIEFDDVPLAEAMRLFSDQSGLNVITSTEAGKTKITVFLKNVSPLDALEAIVKANGLFYRIESNSGIVRIATLAEYEKDLSSFREEQTRVFTLLYPNPSAVAQVIQQVFGNRVQLNRADAETEDLVDLSSRFNRFDLVDGRSLGLGSPNNRLNNQAGRFGNNFSGQFQPFNMSGINGLGVPGALRNQPVPLSTDQGIVDSPQVLSADQIQKIENAVANGIELSEQAQDDLLKRKEATIYVSTIRRNNQVIVRTGDVKSMEQIAALVAQLDVPTPTVLLEVKVMRVILAEGCYSAFEFLGRPSNSAVAFSDGPQSPSFPGASTIGQHLGDGLGIAGNIPGALTFQVVDNNFRLRMQLLESRNCVNALATPLILTANNEVSRIFVGDTLPFTVGFTPSQVLSTVGAVNGAVAATPITEMRDVGQSLLITPNINADRTVTLRVVEENSERVVGGSSIPVPATSGSGVTNISVDTVRRRTISGTVVAQDGMAVALGGMIEEHTSNARDQIPVLGDIPGIGFLFRRQAAKQVRSELVVIIRPYVFNTPTESAATSETLLGELSTHAEGNCSLSHARCALPCAVTRSDAECSRRAKLFQFHSVTSDSP; encoded by the coding sequence GTGAACCAGCCCAACAAGCGTGGTACGGACCCAGAGAGATCGCCGGGAAGCGGGAACAGTCACAGCCAGGGTCGGCCCAGGGGCCCGAGTGAGGATGGCGAGCCAAAGGCATTTCGCATTACTGACAGAGTCTCTTCTGCCGAGGAGATACCTAGCCCGCCCGACCAATTGGCGCTGATTGAGTTCGACGATGTTCCGTTGGCCGAGGCGATGCGGCTGTTCTCCGATCAGTCGGGTTTGAACGTGATTACGTCGACCGAAGCGGGAAAAACGAAAATCACAGTGTTTCTGAAAAACGTATCACCGCTGGATGCGTTGGAAGCCATCGTCAAAGCCAACGGGCTGTTTTACCGGATCGAATCGAATTCCGGAATTGTAAGAATTGCAACGCTAGCCGAGTATGAAAAAGACTTGTCTAGCTTCCGTGAAGAGCAGACTCGCGTCTTCACCCTACTGTACCCGAACCCATCAGCGGTCGCCCAGGTGATTCAACAGGTGTTTGGTAATCGGGTTCAATTGAACCGAGCAGACGCCGAGACCGAGGATTTGGTAGACCTATCAAGCCGTTTCAACCGCTTTGATCTGGTCGATGGTCGGTCGTTGGGTTTAGGTAGTCCTAATAATCGTCTGAACAATCAGGCTGGTCGCTTTGGTAACAATTTCTCGGGTCAGTTTCAACCATTCAACATGTCGGGAATCAATGGGTTGGGTGTGCCGGGAGCGCTGCGCAACCAACCGGTCCCCTTGTCTACCGACCAAGGAATCGTCGATTCGCCTCAGGTGCTGTCAGCGGATCAAATTCAGAAAATTGAAAACGCTGTCGCCAATGGCATCGAGTTGTCCGAGCAGGCTCAGGACGACTTGTTGAAGCGCAAAGAGGCGACCATTTACGTGTCGACAATCCGTCGCAACAACCAAGTCATCGTGCGAACAGGTGACGTCAAGTCGATGGAGCAGATCGCCGCTCTGGTAGCACAACTGGATGTGCCGACTCCAACCGTACTGTTAGAAGTTAAGGTGATGCGCGTTATATTGGCCGAAGGCTGCTACTCAGCCTTCGAGTTCTTGGGAAGACCGTCGAATTCAGCCGTCGCCTTTTCGGATGGACCGCAGTCTCCGTCGTTTCCCGGTGCCAGCACGATTGGGCAGCACCTAGGCGATGGGCTTGGCATCGCAGGTAACATCCCTGGTGCCCTGACATTTCAAGTCGTGGATAACAATTTTCGGCTGCGCATGCAACTACTGGAAAGTCGAAACTGCGTCAACGCTCTCGCCACGCCGCTCATCCTGACGGCAAATAACGAAGTTAGTCGCATCTTTGTCGGCGACACCCTGCCCTTTACCGTCGGGTTTACTCCGTCGCAGGTACTCAGCACGGTAGGAGCTGTTAACGGTGCGGTAGCGGCTACGCCAATCACCGAAATGCGTGACGTTGGTCAATCGTTGTTGATTACACCCAATATCAACGCGGACCGTACTGTCACACTACGCGTTGTGGAAGAAAATTCGGAACGTGTGGTCGGTGGTTCTTCAATACCCGTTCCTGCTACGAGTGGTTCGGGCGTGACAAATATCAGTGTTGACACTGTGCGGCGGCGAACGATCAGCGGCACTGTTGTGGCCCAAGATGGTATGGCGGTAGCGCTGGGGGGCATGATCGAAGAGCACACTAGCAATGCGCGTGACCAAATTCCGGTGTTGGGTGACATACCGGGAATCGGATTTTTGTTTCGACGCCAGGCCGCCAAGCAGGTCCGCAGCGAATTGGTGGTAATTATTCGACCATACGTTTTTAACACGCCAACCGAATCAGCGGCAACCAGTGAGACGTTGCTGGGAGAATTGAGCACTCACGCCGAAGGCAATTGTTCGCTGTCGCATGCCAGGTGTGCGCTGCCGTGTGCAGTCACGCGAAGCGATGCTGAATGCAGCCGCCGCGCTAAACTGTTTCAATTTCACAGTGTTACCTCAGATTCACCCTAG
- a CDS encoding prepilin-type N-terminal cleavage/methylation domain-containing protein, with the protein MNTRLALTLIELIVVLTVLAALASITIPLCSDQLSNAAQSATRATLVESARALQHYWHDTKLIELDGMATVATESQRFNSIWLFRNPVTGDASNQFDPRLRIGWNGPYLLSVTAVGGDPDLVDGWHQPLSVQYVNPGETLKDVRIVSAGANGTVDIPANVATSSLTPSHIGDDLYVAISLR; encoded by the coding sequence ATGAACACTCGCCTAGCCTTGACGCTCATCGAGCTGATTGTTGTCCTGACCGTCCTAGCGGCGCTGGCATCCATAACCATTCCCCTGTGCAGCGATCAGTTATCAAACGCTGCACAGTCTGCGACGCGAGCGACATTGGTCGAATCTGCACGAGCGCTACAGCATTACTGGCATGACACCAAGCTAATTGAATTGGATGGTATGGCGACGGTCGCCACTGAATCACAACGTTTCAATAGTATTTGGCTATTCCGAAATCCAGTCACTGGCGACGCGAGCAATCAATTCGATCCAAGGTTGCGTATCGGCTGGAATGGTCCTTACCTGCTGTCGGTGACCGCAGTAGGTGGCGATCCGGATTTGGTAGATGGCTGGCATCAACCGCTGAGCGTCCAGTACGTTAATCCCGGCGAAACTCTCAAGGACGTTCGTATCGTATCCGCAGGAGCCAACGGAACAGTCGATATTCCGGCCAATGTAGCCACGTCTTCACTGACCCCCAGCCACATTGGAGACGACCTGTATGTCGCGATCAGCCTCCGCTAA
- a CDS encoding RtcB family protein, producing the protein MTEPHVVRAKRWVAEVLSEGLERQLVQLTRQPDVAYLAVMPDVHQGKRVPNGVVVATRYRIYPDLVGADIGCGYAAIRFHAQADELTKPNLARVLDVLGHAVPTLKQPVERVQLTTNQFSSLGPLSCETLDKKAAREGRYQLGTLGRGNHFLELARDPVGNLWGVSTLVHELWDKRSRQNTARFKARKLVCYHRWSWNLLGAKTISTICNGPAVTLQKTG; encoded by the coding sequence GTGACAGAACCGCACGTGGTGAGAGCCAAACGCTGGGTGGCCGAAGTGTTGTCCGAAGGCCTGGAACGCCAATTAGTGCAGCTGACACGGCAGCCGGATGTGGCCTACCTAGCTGTCATGCCGGATGTCCATCAAGGCAAGCGAGTTCCCAATGGAGTAGTGGTAGCCACCCGATACCGTATCTACCCCGATCTCGTTGGAGCAGACATCGGATGCGGTTACGCTGCGATAAGGTTCCATGCCCAGGCCGACGAATTGACGAAGCCCAATCTAGCGCGAGTATTGGACGTACTTGGTCATGCCGTACCCACACTCAAGCAGCCTGTAGAGCGAGTTCAACTAACGACAAACCAGTTTTCGTCCCTAGGGCCACTCAGTTGTGAGACTCTGGACAAGAAAGCGGCACGTGAAGGCCGTTATCAACTTGGAACTTTGGGGCGTGGCAATCACTTCCTGGAACTGGCTCGCGACCCGGTTGGCAATCTCTGGGGCGTGTCCACACTGGTTCACGAGCTATGGGACAAGCGATCACGGCAAAACACAGCCCGATTCAAAGCCAGAAAGCTGGTCTGTTACCATCGCTGGAGCTGGAATCTGCTCGGGGCCAAGACTATTTCTACGATATGCAATGGACCTGCCGTTACGCTACAGAAAACCGGTTGA
- the galE gene encoding UDP-glucose 4-epimerase GalE, with amino-acid sequence MNVLVAGGAGYIGSHTVKLLKATGHNPVVFDNLCRGHQEVTTRLGVPLVIADLADTATLAKTLREYQIDIVMHFAAYAYVDESVKNPLMYYHNNVSSTVCLLQTMLDAGVNKLVFSSSCAIYGDPETVPITEESPKRPLSPYGHSKWIVEQILQDLANARQDFRFAALRYFNVAGCALDGTIGEDHDPQTRLIPVILQSILGRRDKVMVYGTDYPTPDGTNIRDYIHVDDLADAHVKAMEKLDQHRVIQCNLGSGHGFSVRQIIQAVEQVTGRKVSVEFGPRRPGDAVALWSNPQRAKDLLGWEAQHKEPESMIQSAWNWFRAHRQGHVEK; translated from the coding sequence GTGAACGTCTTAGTTGCTGGCGGAGCCGGGTATATCGGTTCGCACACGGTGAAGTTGCTCAAGGCCACTGGGCACAACCCCGTGGTGTTTGACAATCTTTGCCGTGGCCATCAGGAAGTGACAACCAGACTTGGCGTGCCTTTAGTAATTGCTGATCTGGCTGATACAGCCACGCTGGCCAAGACACTGCGTGAATACCAGATCGACATTGTGATGCACTTTGCGGCCTATGCCTACGTGGACGAATCGGTCAAGAATCCGTTGATGTATTATCACAACAACGTCAGCTCTACGGTCTGCCTCTTGCAGACCATGCTTGATGCAGGTGTGAATAAGCTCGTTTTCTCCAGCTCTTGTGCAATCTACGGCGACCCGGAAACGGTACCGATCACGGAAGAATCGCCCAAACGCCCCCTCAGCCCCTATGGCCACAGCAAGTGGATAGTCGAACAGATACTTCAGGATCTCGCCAATGCTCGACAGGACTTCAGGTTTGCGGCTTTGAGGTATTTTAATGTAGCTGGATGCGCGTTGGATGGGACTATTGGAGAAGACCATGATCCCCAAACACGTTTGATCCCAGTGATCTTACAGTCGATACTGGGCCGGCGAGACAAAGTCATGGTTTACGGAACCGATTATCCCACTCCCGACGGAACAAACATTCGCGACTATATCCATGTCGATGACTTGGCCGACGCACATGTCAAAGCCATGGAGAAACTTGACCAGCATCGGGTCATTCAATGCAATCTGGGCAGCGGCCATGGCTTTAGTGTGAGGCAGATTATCCAGGCTGTGGAACAGGTAACTGGCCGAAAGGTTTCAGTTGAATTTGGCCCGCGCCGCCCAGGAGACGCGGTCGCGCTGTGGTCCAATCCACAACGAGCCAAAGACTTGCTGGGCTGGGAAGCCCAACACAAGGAACCTGAGTCGATGATCCAAAGTGCTTGGAATTGGTTTCGAGCGCACCGGCAGGGTCATGTAGAAAAATGA
- a CDS encoding prepilin-type N-terminal cleavage/methylation domain-containing protein, producing the protein MSRSASAKVRGLTLLELVVVLGILAMLSTVAVRSLEPIADQARYQQTQDLLNALQRAIVHSAAPPSSGVLASATGFIPDTGVLPSNISELIAKPPAIIDRTLQSFDSDRDSVDDVNLISGWNGPYLSLGAGQTEIVDGWGRTPALFENSGVINITSLGSDGDSTAPEDGYRQDISVGVNILDCIGAVVFRLFDIDSQNGSRINPSPTGSQQLGVFFYGVNATGVDSGEIAEQLIVVDNSGSFEYRRDVTLVGTAAARAILWDDANNNDELDVGETIVRKSIVHYFTVQPRLDIRVEMELR; encoded by the coding sequence ATGTCGCGATCAGCCTCCGCTAAGGTGCGTGGACTCACGCTGCTTGAATTGGTTGTAGTGCTGGGCATACTGGCCATGCTATCCACAGTGGCGGTGCGGTCTTTAGAGCCTATCGCCGATCAAGCGCGTTATCAACAAACACAAGACCTGCTGAACGCTTTGCAGCGCGCAATCGTACACAGTGCAGCACCTCCGAGTTCAGGGGTGCTTGCCTCAGCGACTGGCTTCATTCCTGATACGGGAGTGCTACCATCCAACATCAGCGAACTGATAGCAAAGCCGCCAGCCATTATCGACCGTACGTTGCAGTCGTTTGATTCCGATCGTGATTCTGTAGACGATGTAAACTTAATTAGTGGATGGAATGGTCCCTATCTCAGTCTTGGCGCTGGGCAGACTGAGATCGTCGATGGCTGGGGGCGAACTCCAGCTCTGTTTGAGAATTCCGGAGTCATCAACATCACCTCGCTAGGCTCCGACGGTGATTCCACCGCGCCTGAAGATGGCTATCGACAGGATATCTCGGTTGGAGTGAATATCCTGGATTGTATCGGTGCGGTCGTCTTCCGCCTGTTTGATATCGACAGCCAAAACGGCTCGCGCATCAATCCCAGTCCAACTGGCAGCCAGCAGCTTGGAGTATTTTTCTACGGCGTGAACGCCACCGGAGTAGACTCCGGAGAAATCGCCGAGCAGTTGATCGTTGTCGACAATAGCGGGAGTTTCGAGTATCGGCGCGATGTTACGCTGGTCGGAACAGCTGCCGCTCGAGCCATCCTGTGGGACGATGCCAACAATAACGACGAGCTGGATGTCGGGGAAACTATAGTTCGTAAGAGCATTGTCCACTACTTTACAGTGCAGCCACGCCTGGATATCCGCGTAGAGATGGAGCTGCGTTAG
- a CDS encoding prepilin-type N-terminal cleavage/methylation domain-containing protein, which yields MSTNSAIAAKSRRAFTLIELIVVLTILVGLAGILIPTVTNMVGRTNRSTTAANISEISGAIQRFEAIYVEYPDNFDSLMSNLATGVTLNTLNPGLTAVIEDLVLDADTLAALNNAGIVNVGQHAVDDTTFVLPTLTPLLATSTIKGLTAAHQQAIGIETTGVAGKYAAFGLGTLSEMTGKLMADAPVHFPRDRATNPDTVYSRFIAIFQITDGTDALTRARFTGVIAPDGQPLSDQLGGYFNISANE from the coding sequence ATGAGTACCAACTCGGCAATAGCCGCCAAAAGTCGTCGCGCATTCACGCTGATCGAATTGATCGTTGTTCTGACGATACTAGTTGGTCTTGCGGGCATTTTAATCCCAACAGTGACCAACATGGTGGGGCGGACCAACCGTAGTACGACGGCAGCAAACATTTCCGAAATTTCTGGAGCGATTCAACGATTCGAAGCGATTTACGTCGAATATCCAGACAATTTCGACAGTTTAATGTCCAACCTAGCGACGGGTGTTACGCTCAATACTCTGAATCCAGGTCTGACTGCTGTTATTGAAGACTTAGTGTTGGATGCCGATACGCTTGCCGCTTTGAACAATGCCGGTATTGTCAACGTGGGGCAGCACGCAGTGGACGATACGACCTTTGTGTTGCCAACTCTGACCCCCTTGTTGGCTACATCCACTATCAAAGGCTTGACGGCTGCTCATCAGCAAGCCATTGGAATTGAGACTACCGGCGTGGCTGGCAAGTATGCTGCGTTCGGTCTTGGGACTCTGAGCGAAATGACTGGTAAGTTGATGGCCGATGCACCGGTACACTTCCCCAGAGACCGAGCTACCAACCCGGATACGGTCTACAGCCGATTCATTGCCATCTTCCAGATTACCGATGGTACCGACGCACTGACGCGTGCTCGCTTTACTGGTGTGATTGCTCCTGACGGACAACCACTGAGCGACCAACTGGGCGGATACTTCAACATCTCTGCGAACGAATAG
- a CDS encoding type II secretion system F family protein, which produces MPVYSYIARQRCGRLMRRELEARNPVELRSRLCAMDVQLISFQQRGGLSIHKLLSAVKPNAWLPIRSADIELALHQLAMMLRSGLKLRDALKSLQMQTEHKSMSKVLGALHVAVGRGEALSNALTAHRAFPPIVVQMVKVGEQTGSLDVALQQCQQHLADRRAMLTEVRVALSYPVVVTVAALSIAGYLVLVVIPQLQLFLNSLGRKLPAMTQSLVDLSQWLKINGASLIAILSLVLAAFAVTVYSRRGRFALDRCALRLPIFGSVLRLSSTAALSGSLAVMVRSGIRLVDALAIATQMQANTFLSNLLQTAAAGVRRGQPLAPYLSTSHAFSPILGSMVEVAERAGNMDRTLKEVSTLCDTELKSRVKRLSRLVEPAVILIAGGIVGYVYIAFFIALMSAGGSGR; this is translated from the coding sequence ATGCCGGTATACAGTTACATAGCCCGCCAGCGATGCGGTCGCTTGATGCGACGCGAACTGGAAGCCAGAAATCCGGTGGAACTACGCTCACGGCTGTGCGCAATGGATGTGCAGCTCATCAGCTTCCAACAGCGCGGTGGACTGAGCATCCACAAGCTGTTGAGCGCCGTCAAGCCCAACGCATGGCTACCGATTCGATCGGCTGACATCGAACTTGCGCTGCACCAACTGGCGATGATGTTGCGCAGCGGATTGAAGCTGCGTGATGCCCTGAAATCGCTGCAAATGCAGACCGAACACAAGTCGATGTCCAAGGTTCTTGGAGCCTTGCATGTGGCCGTTGGTCGAGGCGAAGCGCTGTCCAATGCGTTGACAGCCCACCGGGCGTTTCCACCTATCGTAGTACAAATGGTCAAAGTCGGCGAGCAAACCGGTAGCCTGGATGTGGCGCTACAGCAATGCCAACAACACTTGGCAGATCGCCGCGCGATGCTGACTGAAGTGCGAGTCGCGTTGTCCTATCCAGTTGTCGTAACTGTGGCGGCATTGTCGATAGCGGGTTATCTCGTTTTGGTTGTGATTCCGCAACTACAGCTATTCTTGAATTCATTGGGACGCAAACTGCCGGCCATGACCCAATCTTTGGTCGACCTTTCGCAATGGCTGAAAATCAATGGTGCAAGTCTAATTGCGATACTTTCCCTTGTGCTGGCTGCTTTTGCCGTTACCGTGTACTCTCGCCGCGGTCGTTTTGCACTGGATCGTTGCGCGTTGCGGCTACCCATATTTGGCAGCGTTTTGCGGCTGTCGAGCACCGCTGCACTGTCCGGTTCACTGGCCGTGATGGTACGCAGCGGAATACGTCTGGTCGATGCACTAGCCATTGCGACTCAGATGCAAGCCAATACGTTCCTGTCCAATCTGCTGCAGACTGCTGCAGCAGGCGTCCGACGAGGACAGCCGCTGGCACCGTACTTGTCCACCAGTCATGCCTTTTCGCCGATCCTGGGCAGCATGGTCGAGGTCGCCGAACGCGCCGGAAACATGGATCGGACGCTGAAAGAAGTTTCTACTCTATGCGATACCGAATTGAAATCCAGAGTCAAGAGGCTGAGCCGGCTAGTCGAGCCAGCCGTCATTCTGATCGCCGGAGGAATTGTAGGTTACGTCTACATCGCTTTTTTTATAGCTCTAATGAGCGCCGGAGGTAGTGGCCGATGA